Within the Enterococcus hirae ATCC 9790 genome, the region AGATTTACCGATCAATTTATTGTTTCGTGCTTCTTCTAAAGCTTTTAACACTTTATCACGGAAGTCCATAAATGCTGCCCAAGTATCCATCAATTCTTCTTGATTTGGATACTCTTGGTAACCTGGAAGTTCACTTAATTGAACAAACTCTTCTTCTTCTTTTAAGAAAGACCAAATTTCTTCTGCAGTATGTGGAATAATCGGTGTTAATAATTTTGTTAAAGCTACTGCTGTTTGATAAAACACAGTTTGCATACAACGGCGTTGGTAATCATTTTCTGATTCGATATAAACAACATCTTTAGCAAAATCCAGATAGAACGCAGATAGATCTACTGTTAAAAAGTTCATTACGGTACGATAGATGTGCATGAAGTTATATTTCTCATATCCTTCTTCACGAATTTCTTTAATCACTTCGTTCAATCGGATAGTCATATATTTATCTACAGAACGTAATTCTTCAAATGAAATCGTATCTTTTTGTGGATCGAAGTCTTCAGTATTTGCAATCAAGAAGCGCATCGTATTTCTGATTTTGCGGTAAACTTCTGCTACTTGGCTTAAAATATCCATGGATACACGTACATCTGCTTCATAATCCACACTAGCTACCCACAAACGTAAGATATCCGCGCCAAATTGTTTGATCACTTTATCTGGCAAGATCGTGTTACCTAACGACTTACTCATCTTACGCCCTTCGCCATCCAGAGTGAACCCTTGAGAAAGGACAGATTTATACGGTGCAACCCCATTGATTGCCACACTTGTAGTAATACTTGAATTGAACCAGCCACGGTATTGATCAGAACCTTCTAAATACATATCAGCTGGGAATGATAGTTCTGGACGTTGACGCAAGACTGCTTCGTGAGAAGAACCTGAATCAAACCAAACATCCATGATATCTGTTTCTTTCGTAAACTGTCCATTCGGTGATCCTGGATGCGTAAAGCCTTCTGGAAGAAGATCTTTCGCTTCTTTCTCAAACCAAATGATTGAACCATGTTCAGCAAACAATTGCGCTACGTGTTCAATCGTTTCCGGCGTAATGATTGCTTCCCCATTTTCAGCGTAAAAGATTGGCAATGGCACACCCCATGCACGTTGACGTGAAATAACCCAGTCGCCACGATCACGGATCATATTATAAAGACGTGTTTTCCCCCAAGGAATAATCCAATCTACTTTCTCTACTTCCTCTAAAATATTTTGTCGGAAATCGTCGATTGATGCAAACCATTGTGGTGTAGCACGATAAATCACAGGTTTTTTCGTACGCCAGTCATGAGGATAACTATGCGTAAAGAAGTCAAGTTTTAATAAAGCACCTTTTTCTTGTAACAAATCAGTAATCATTGGATTCGCTTTGTCGTAAAAGACCCCTTCAAATCCTGGTGCTTCTTCTGTATAAACCCCTTTTGAATCCACTGGAGAAACTACTGGCAATTTATATCTGTTTCCTGCAATAT harbors:
- the ileS gene encoding isoleucine--tRNA ligase, producing MKMKETLQLGKTKFPMRGNLPNREADWQKEWEENKIYQKRQELNEGKPSFILHDGPPYANGNIHLGHSLNKISKDIIIRSKSMSGFRAPYVPGWDTHGLPIEQVLANKGIKRKEMTMSEYLEKCREYALSQVDKQREDFKRLGVAGDWEHPYVTLDPSYEAAQIRVFGKMAEKGYIYKGLKPIYWSPSSESSLAEAEIEYKDVKSPSIFVAFNVKDGKGLLDEDTAFVIWTTTPWTLPANQGIAVNPTYTYVLIEADGRKFVVAKDLLEKVQTEIGWSDVQVLKEIAGQEMEYMTAWHPFYERESLVILGDHVTLDAGTGLVHTAPGHGEDDYIAGNRYKLPVVSPVDSKGVYTEEAPGFEGVFYDKANPMITDLLQEKGALLKLDFFTHSYPHDWRTKKPVIYRATPQWFASIDDFRQNILEEVEKVDWIIPWGKTRLYNMIRDRGDWVISRQRAWGVPLPIFYAENGEAIITPETIEHVAQLFAEHGSIIWFEKEAKDLLPEGFTHPGSPNGQFTKETDIMDVWFDSGSSHEAVLRQRPELSFPADMYLEGSDQYRGWFNSSITTSVAINGVAPYKSVLSQGFTLDGEGRKMSKSLGNTILPDKVIKQFGADILRLWVASVDYEADVRVSMDILSQVAEVYRKIRNTMRFLIANTEDFDPQKDTISFEELRSVDKYMTIRLNEVIKEIREEGYEKYNFMHIYRTVMNFLTVDLSAFYLDFAKDVVYIESENDYQRRCMQTVFYQTAVALTKLLTPIIPHTAEEIWSFLKEEEEFVQLSELPGYQEYPNQEELMDTWAAFMDFRDKVLKALEEARNNKLIGKSLEAKLTIYPNEQVRGLLTAVDADIPQLLIVSPDYYEVMSANAEVPEAAVKFDDVAILVEKADGQTCDRCRQIRKDVGVDEKLPHLCGRCAHIVEENYPEAVAEGFE